One Actinosynnema pretiosum DNA segment encodes these proteins:
- a CDS encoding ACP S-malonyltransferase encodes MSAGDAELLLLDAAGFGELRDRVAALAGPPSGSELPEPGQDLEAELTGGAQAAGSLAALAAELAGSRAGGPVRAALVATDPVGARRAFRALVELLDAGATKAFLPDDGVFLGRATTPPRIAYLFPAQGGKVVGGAVWRRYPEAAEVLRAARPGDGADAEQVRVVAGSLAAARLLGMAGVDAHVAVGHSLGEFTALSWAGCLDPRALLDLVAERARVMASASAGGGAMAVLGTGSDTAAALAVAEDVGVAGDHAPDETVVAGPADAVDRVCEAARGRGFRVHRLRVPHAFHTAHVSGAAEAVGEALGRVRITAPEREVVSTVTARPVGPDDDPEALLREQVRRPVLFRQAVARALRDVDLAVEVGPGRVLAGLAARVVPDVPVLATDTTSPDGAPLLAVLGAAHALGAEVDLKPLLPREEVPHCCAGHAGVER; translated from the coding sequence ATGAGCGCCGGGGACGCCGAGCTGCTGCTGCTCGACGCGGCCGGGTTCGGCGAGCTGCGCGACCGGGTGGCCGCGCTGGCCGGGCCGCCCAGCGGGAGCGAGCTCCCCGAGCCGGGGCAGGACCTGGAGGCCGAGCTGACCGGTGGCGCCCAGGCCGCCGGGTCGCTGGCCGCGCTGGCGGCCGAGCTCGCGGGATCACGCGCGGGAGGGCCGGTGCGGGCCGCCCTCGTCGCCACCGACCCGGTGGGCGCGCGGCGGGCGTTCCGGGCGCTGGTCGAACTGCTGGACGCCGGGGCCACCAAGGCCTTCCTGCCCGACGACGGCGTGTTCCTCGGGCGCGCCACCACCCCGCCCCGCATCGCCTACCTGTTCCCGGCGCAGGGCGGGAAGGTGGTGGGCGGCGCGGTGTGGCGGCGCTACCCCGAGGCCGCCGAGGTGCTGCGGGCCGCGCGGCCGGGCGACGGGGCCGACGCGGAGCAGGTGCGCGTGGTCGCCGGGTCGTTGGCCGCGGCGCGGCTGCTGGGGATGGCCGGGGTCGACGCGCACGTCGCGGTCGGCCACAGCCTCGGCGAGTTCACCGCGCTGAGCTGGGCCGGGTGCCTGGACCCGCGCGCGCTCCTGGACCTGGTCGCCGAGCGCGCCCGCGTGATGGCGTCCGCCTCGGCGGGCGGGGGCGCGATGGCGGTGCTGGGAACCGGCTCCGACACCGCCGCCGCGCTCGCGGTGGCCGAGGACGTCGGCGTCGCGGGTGACCACGCGCCCGACGAGACCGTGGTCGCCGGGCCCGCCGACGCGGTGGACCGGGTGTGCGAGGCCGCGCGCGGGCGCGGGTTCCGCGTGCACCGGCTGCGCGTCCCGCACGCCTTCCACACGGCGCACGTGAGCGGCGCGGCCGAGGCGGTGGGCGAGGCGCTGGGCCGGGTCCGGATCACCGCGCCCGAGCGGGAGGTCGTGTCGACCGTCACCGCCCGACCGGTCGGCCCGGACGACGACCCGGAGGCGCTGCTGCGCGAGCAGGTGCGCCGACCGGTGCTGTTCCGGCAGGCGGTGGCGCGGGCGCTGCGGGACGTGGACCTGGCGGTCGAGGTCGGGCCGGGCCGGGTGCTCGCGGGACTGGCGGCGCGCGTCGTCCCGGACGTGCCGGTGCTGGCCACCGACACCACCAGCCCGGACGGGGCCCCGCTGCTCGCGGTCCTCGGCGCGGCGCACGCGCTGGGCGCCGAGGTCGACCTGAAACCGCTGCTGCCCAGGGAAGAGGTCCCGCACTGCTGCGCCGGGCACGCGGGGGTGGAGCGATGA
- a CDS encoding enediyne biosynthesis protein has translation MTATAPTTDRAGDGQAPAPTIPAPKPPKLDPRYVALRNFALSISVFNVFGYTLLGFEQPWLWPFAAVLAGYTTEIVLEVISAWAYKRAPRFGGRGMRGVYEFLLPAHITSLAVNMLLYANNQLWPILFGVFCGVAAKHVLQAPIAGRMRHYMNPSNFGITLALLFFGSWISIAPPYEFTEEANYYWRVMIPIIIATAGTVINGLLTKRVPLIVGWMGGFAIQAFVRHWIWDVSLYNALGVMTGVAFVLFTNYMITDPGTTPTKPVNQFMFGSGVAFVYGILMLFNVVYTLFFATAIVCLLRGLWWWGVHLRTGRSAGAGAASPAAGESAPGQSAAGQGSAGQGTAGAAR, from the coding sequence ATGACCGCCACCGCCCCCACCACCGACCGGGCAGGCGACGGCCAGGCCCCCGCGCCGACCATCCCCGCCCCGAAACCGCCCAAGCTCGACCCGCGCTACGTGGCGCTGCGCAACTTCGCGCTGTCCATCAGCGTCTTCAACGTCTTCGGGTACACGCTGCTCGGGTTCGAGCAGCCCTGGCTGTGGCCGTTCGCCGCGGTGCTGGCCGGGTACACCACCGAGATCGTGCTGGAGGTGATCAGCGCGTGGGCCTACAAGCGCGCCCCCCGGTTCGGCGGGCGCGGGATGCGCGGGGTGTACGAGTTCCTGCTGCCCGCGCACATCACCAGCCTCGCGGTGAACATGCTGCTGTACGCCAACAACCAGCTGTGGCCGATCCTGTTCGGCGTGTTCTGCGGCGTCGCCGCCAAGCACGTGCTCCAGGCGCCGATCGCGGGCCGGATGCGGCACTACATGAACCCGTCGAACTTCGGGATCACGCTGGCGCTGCTGTTCTTCGGCTCGTGGATCAGCATCGCGCCGCCGTACGAGTTCACCGAGGAGGCGAACTACTACTGGCGGGTCATGATCCCGATCATCATCGCCACGGCGGGCACGGTCATCAACGGGCTGCTCACCAAGCGGGTGCCGCTGATCGTCGGCTGGATGGGCGGGTTCGCCATCCAGGCGTTCGTGCGGCACTGGATCTGGGACGTGTCGCTGTACAACGCGCTCGGGGTGATGACCGGGGTGGCGTTCGTGCTGTTCACCAACTACATGATCACCGACCCCGGCACCACGCCGACCAAGCCGGTCAACCAGTTCATGTTCGGCAGCGGCGTCGCGTTCGTCTACGGCATCCTGATGCTGTTCAACGTCGTCTACACCCTGTTCTTCGCCACCGCGATCGTGTGCCTGCTGCGCGGGCTGTGGTGGTGGGGCGTGCACCTGCGGACCGGTCGTTCGGCCGGGGCGGGCGCGGCGAGCCCCGCCGCGGGGGAGAGCGCACCGGGGCAAAGCGCCGCGGGGCAAGGGTCCGCGGGGCAAGGGACCGCGGGGGCGGCGCGATGA
- a CDS encoding CRTAC1 family protein produces MVTVLVGASLLAVGHNAVAVPGAHDIAVQYGFRELPIELPPGYEDRPMKDVREVNPEFHRIRSWISSVGAGIALNDLTGHGRANSLCIVDPRTDEVIVTPAPTAPEEDRFAPFLLDPAPLPVGRAMAPTGCTPGDFNADGRADLLVSYWGRTPVLYLAKESAQRVELASYHPTELVPQVTQDGEYHGPKWHTNAVTVGDLAGNGRPDIIIGNYFPDSDVLDPQGQNNVSMNDSLSRALNGGGNHVLRWTSGAAGDEPSAGYVQEDAAIPHLAANGWTLGLSNADMTGDGLPEVYIANDFGHDFMLHNTSTPDRIRFAPVLGTRTPTTPKSFVLGKDSFKGMGVDFADVDRNGSFDMAVSNITTAWGLEESHFLWVNDAAEPKAQAEAMGGGKALFTQRGQELATAWSGWGWDIKMGDFANTGNLDVVQTTGFVKGDTDRWPWLQELAMSNEMLVSNPVMWPTLQPGDDISGHEAPAFFARGRHEEQFVNITGELGLGVHHPSRGIAMGDSTRSGALDLAIARQWGPPSFYANTAPDRGGYLTLHLYRPVEQAGTGLVGPGSPAYGATVTARTPDGGQQVSQLDGGSGHGGKRSFDVHFGFGDYTGPVELTLCWRDLDGRLHEQTTTVDQGDRTLYLTSTAQEVPVR; encoded by the coding sequence GTGGTGACCGTCCTCGTCGGCGCGTCCCTGCTGGCGGTCGGGCACAACGCCGTCGCGGTTCCCGGAGCGCACGACATCGCCGTGCAGTACGGGTTCCGGGAGCTGCCCATCGAGCTGCCACCCGGCTACGAGGACCGCCCGATGAAGGACGTGCGGGAGGTGAACCCGGAGTTCCACCGCATCCGCAGCTGGATCTCCTCGGTCGGCGCGGGCATCGCCCTCAACGACCTCACCGGCCACGGGCGCGCGAACTCGCTGTGCATCGTGGACCCGCGCACCGACGAGGTGATCGTCACCCCGGCGCCCACCGCGCCCGAGGAGGACCGGTTCGCGCCGTTCCTGCTCGACCCCGCGCCGCTGCCGGTGGGCCGCGCGATGGCCCCGACCGGCTGCACGCCGGGTGACTTCAACGCGGACGGGCGCGCGGACCTGCTGGTGAGCTACTGGGGGCGCACCCCGGTGCTGTACCTGGCCAAGGAGAGCGCGCAGCGCGTCGAGCTCGCCTCCTACCACCCGACCGAGCTGGTCCCGCAGGTCACCCAGGACGGCGAGTACCACGGTCCCAAGTGGCACACCAACGCCGTGACGGTCGGCGACCTGGCGGGCAACGGCCGCCCGGACATCATCATCGGCAACTACTTCCCCGACTCCGACGTGCTGGACCCGCAGGGCCAGAACAACGTCTCCATGAACGACTCGCTCTCCAGGGCGCTCAACGGCGGCGGCAACCACGTCCTGCGCTGGACCTCCGGCGCGGCCGGTGACGAGCCCAGCGCGGGCTACGTCCAGGAGGACGCGGCGATCCCGCACCTGGCGGCCAACGGCTGGACCCTCGGGCTCAGCAACGCCGACATGACCGGCGACGGCCTGCCCGAGGTGTACATCGCCAACGACTTCGGCCACGACTTCATGCTGCACAACACCTCCACGCCCGACCGCATCCGGTTCGCCCCGGTCCTGGGCACCCGCACCCCGACCACGCCCAAGTCGTTCGTGCTGGGCAAGGACTCGTTCAAGGGCATGGGCGTGGACTTCGCGGACGTCGACCGCAACGGCAGCTTCGACATGGCGGTCAGCAACATCACCACCGCGTGGGGCCTTGAGGAGAGCCACTTCCTGTGGGTCAACGACGCGGCCGAGCCGAAGGCGCAGGCCGAGGCCATGGGCGGCGGCAAGGCGCTGTTCACCCAGCGCGGCCAGGAGCTGGCCACCGCGTGGTCCGGCTGGGGCTGGGACATCAAGATGGGCGACTTCGCCAACACCGGCAACCTGGACGTCGTCCAGACCACCGGGTTCGTCAAGGGCGACACCGACCGCTGGCCGTGGTTGCAGGAGCTGGCGATGTCCAACGAGATGCTGGTGTCCAACCCGGTCATGTGGCCCACCCTGCAGCCCGGCGACGACATCTCCGGCCACGAGGCCCCCGCGTTCTTCGCCAGGGGCCGCCACGAGGAGCAGTTCGTCAACATCACCGGCGAGCTGGGCCTCGGCGTGCACCACCCGAGCCGGGGCATCGCCATGGGCGACAGCACCCGCAGCGGCGCGCTGGACCTGGCCATCGCCCGCCAGTGGGGGCCGCCCTCCTTCTACGCCAACACCGCGCCGGACCGGGGCGGCTACCTGACGCTGCACCTGTACCGCCCGGTGGAGCAGGCGGGCACCGGTCTCGTCGGGCCGGGCAGCCCCGCCTACGGGGCCACCGTCACGGCCCGCACCCCGGACGGCGGGCAGCAGGTCTCGCAGCTCGACGGCGGCAGCGGCCACGGCGGCAAGCGCAGCTTCGACGTCCACTTCGGGTTCGGCGACTACACCGGCCCGGTCGAGCTGACGCTGTGCTGGCGCGACCTCGACGGGCGGCTGCACGAGCAGACCACGACGGTCGACCAGGGCGACCGCACCCTCTACCTGACCAGCACCGCACAGGAGGTCCCGGTCCGATGA
- a CDS encoding SDR family oxidoreductase — translation MSDLSGRTTIVVGASRGLGRGIAAALADAGSSVVAVARTAVEHTAPASGAGQVRAEVVDAADGKSATELIARHEPHALVVVAGAVPVMRPLQDQDWESFSVNWETDVRITFDWLREALTAPLRPGGRVVVVSSGAALNADGSPLSGGYAGAKAMQRFLTGYAQGEADRAGLDLSFTAVLPRFAPETGVGSAAVAAYAERAGAPVKAFLEHHKPLLTPEIAGRAAVGLLSAGTVAPAYLLSGAGLRELR, via the coding sequence ATGAGCGACTTGTCCGGCAGGACCACGATCGTCGTCGGCGCCAGCCGGGGCCTGGGGAGGGGGATCGCCGCCGCGCTGGCGGACGCGGGGTCCTCGGTGGTCGCGGTCGCCCGCACCGCCGTCGAGCACACCGCGCCCGCCTCGGGCGCGGGGCAGGTCCGGGCCGAGGTCGTGGACGCCGCCGACGGCAAGTCCGCGACCGAGCTGATCGCCCGCCACGAGCCGCACGCGCTCGTGGTGGTCGCGGGCGCGGTCCCGGTCATGCGCCCGCTGCAGGACCAGGACTGGGAGAGCTTCTCGGTCAACTGGGAGACCGACGTCCGGATCACCTTCGACTGGCTGCGCGAGGCGCTGACCGCCCCGCTGCGGCCCGGCGGCCGGGTGGTCGTGGTCAGCAGCGGCGCGGCCCTGAACGCCGACGGCTCCCCGCTCAGCGGCGGCTACGCGGGCGCGAAGGCCATGCAGCGCTTCCTCACCGGCTACGCGCAGGGCGAGGCGGACCGGGCCGGGCTGGACCTGTCGTTCACCGCCGTGCTGCCCCGCTTCGCCCCGGAGACGGGCGTGGGCTCGGCGGCCGTCGCCGCGTACGCGGAGCGCGCGGGCGCGCCCGTCAAGGCGTTCCTGGAGCACCACAAGCCGCTGCTCACCCCGGAGATCGCCGGGCGGGCCGCGGTGGGGCTGCTGAGCGCAGGCACCGTCGCCCCGGCCTACCTGCTCAGCGGCGCCGGGCTGCGCGAGCTGCGCTGA
- a CDS encoding DUF899 domain-containing protein: MSSPQVVTRAEWLQARKVLLEKEKEVTRARDEIAAQRRALPVVLVEKDYRFQGPDGELSLLEMFEGRRQLVVRHYMYSPGAQEGCIGCSMQADSVGELAHLWARDTTFAMVSRAPYPDFQPFKARMGWTMPWYSSFGSDFNYDYEVSTEQGESPGVSAFYREGDRVFHTYSVFDRGGEIFKNFYNYLDITHLGRREDELEHPWDWWRFKDRYEADDASGPGENWWNNTRFKG; encoded by the coding sequence ATGAGCAGTCCGCAGGTCGTCACCAGGGCGGAGTGGTTGCAGGCCCGCAAGGTCCTGCTGGAGAAGGAGAAGGAGGTCACCAGGGCGCGCGACGAGATCGCCGCCCAGCGCCGCGCGCTGCCGGTGGTGCTGGTGGAGAAGGACTACCGGTTCCAGGGCCCGGACGGCGAGCTGTCGCTGCTGGAGATGTTCGAGGGCCGCCGCCAGCTCGTGGTCCGCCACTACATGTACAGCCCCGGCGCGCAGGAGGGCTGCATCGGCTGCTCCATGCAGGCCGACAGCGTCGGCGAGCTGGCCCACCTGTGGGCGCGCGACACCACGTTCGCCATGGTCTCCCGCGCCCCGTACCCGGACTTCCAGCCGTTCAAGGCGCGCATGGGCTGGACCATGCCCTGGTACTCCTCGTTCGGCAGCGACTTCAACTACGACTACGAGGTCTCCACCGAGCAGGGCGAGTCGCCGGGGGTGAGCGCCTTCTACCGCGAGGGCGACCGGGTCTTCCACACCTACTCGGTGTTCGACCGGGGCGGCGAGATCTTCAAGAACTTCTACAACTACCTGGACATCACCCACCTCGGCCGCCGCGAGGACGAGCTGGAGCACCCGTGGGACTGGTGGCGGTTCAAGGACCGCTACGAGGCCGACGACGCGTCCGGGCCCGGCGAGAACTGGTGGAACAACACCAGGTTCAAGGGCTGA
- a CDS encoding AMP-binding protein, with the protein MIFSGPPVEVPATNLSEFVLRRADAYGDTPAVVDVSGGGQLTHAELAATARGCAAGLRAKGFGPGDVLAVLSPNCPEYPAIAHAATGAGGAVVVLNPLDTERDLAARLTESGARLLVVAPADLERGTALAAQVGIDEVLTTAPAPGARPFTALADDAGAPAAAAVRELDPARDPAALLHSSGSTGHPKTVVLTHRNLVAKALLTSMVAPIEPGEVVLAVPPFHHAFGLTMMMNATLLQGGTLITVPRFDPEAFLRAVEDHRVTRLYVVPTMAVLLAKSPLVDEHDLSSLRSIVSGGAALDPEIARLVRERIGCRIAQGYGMTESMVSFMQSDHPANDSSVGTPAPGVECRVVDPDTGEELNAEETGEVLIRGPQVMRGYLAAGATDAAATAEVLGPDGFLRTGDLGYVGSDGELVLVDRIKELIKYKGQQVSPVELESVLLKHPEVADAAVVGVPDEEASEIPKGFVVAKGATTAEELMAYVAERVAPYKKIRRIEFVDRIPRTPVGKVERRALRDRAA; encoded by the coding sequence ATGATCTTCAGCGGGCCCCCGGTGGAGGTCCCCGCCACCAACCTCAGCGAGTTCGTGCTGCGCCGCGCCGACGCCTACGGCGACACCCCCGCCGTCGTGGACGTCTCCGGTGGCGGGCAGCTCACCCACGCCGAGCTCGCCGCGACCGCGCGCGGGTGCGCGGCCGGGTTGCGCGCCAAGGGCTTCGGCCCCGGTGACGTGCTCGCCGTGCTCTCCCCGAACTGCCCCGAGTACCCCGCGATCGCCCACGCGGCGACCGGCGCTGGCGGGGCCGTGGTGGTGCTCAACCCGCTGGACACCGAGCGGGACCTGGCCGCCCGGCTCACCGAGTCCGGGGCCCGGCTGCTGGTCGTCGCGCCCGCCGACCTGGAGCGGGGGACCGCCCTGGCCGCGCAGGTGGGGATCGACGAGGTGCTCACCACCGCGCCCGCGCCCGGCGCCCGCCCGTTCACCGCGCTGGCCGACGACGCGGGCGCCCCGGCCGCCGCAGCGGTCAGGGAGCTCGACCCGGCGCGCGACCCGGCCGCCCTGCTGCACTCCAGCGGCAGCACCGGCCACCCCAAGACCGTGGTGCTCACCCACCGCAACCTGGTCGCCAAGGCGCTGCTCACCAGCATGGTCGCCCCGATCGAACCGGGCGAGGTGGTGCTGGCCGTCCCGCCGTTCCACCACGCCTTCGGCCTCACCATGATGATGAACGCGACCCTGCTGCAGGGCGGCACCCTGATCACCGTGCCCCGCTTCGACCCCGAGGCGTTCCTGCGCGCGGTCGAGGACCACCGGGTCACCCGGCTCTACGTCGTGCCCACCATGGCCGTGCTGCTCGCGAAGAGCCCCCTGGTCGACGAGCACGACCTGTCCTCGCTGCGCTCCATCGTCTCCGGCGGCGCCGCGCTCGACCCGGAGATCGCGCGCCTGGTGCGCGAGCGGATCGGCTGCCGCATCGCCCAGGGCTACGGGATGACCGAGTCGATGGTCTCGTTCATGCAGTCCGACCACCCCGCCAACGACTCCTCGGTCGGCACGCCCGCGCCGGGCGTCGAGTGCCGCGTGGTCGACCCGGACACCGGCGAGGAGCTGAACGCGGAGGAGACCGGCGAGGTGCTGATCCGGGGCCCGCAGGTGATGCGCGGCTACCTGGCCGCCGGGGCGACCGACGCCGCCGCCACCGCCGAGGTGCTGGGCCCGGACGGGTTCCTGCGCACCGGCGACCTCGGCTACGTCGGCTCCGACGGCGAGCTGGTGCTCGTCGACCGCATCAAGGAGCTGATCAAGTACAAGGGGCAGCAGGTGTCCCCGGTCGAGCTGGAGTCCGTGCTGCTCAAGCACCCTGAGGTCGCCGACGCCGCGGTGGTGGGCGTGCCGGACGAGGAGGCCAGCGAGATCCCCAAGGGGTTCGTGGTCGCCAAGGGGGCCACGACCGCCGAGGAGCTGATGGCGTACGTGGCCGAGCGCGTCGCCCCCTACAAGAAGATCCGCCGGATCGAGTTCGTCGACCGCATCCCGCGCACCCCGGTCGGCAAGGTCGAGCGCCGCGCGCTCCGCGACCGCGCCGCGTGA
- a CDS encoding p-hydroxycinnamoyl CoA hydratase/lyase produces the protein MITLETVNVEIDGPRATIYLNRPDKKNAMNPQMHGDVNRALDAIEEAGTVKAVVVTGNGDSFSSGMDLEECFLRPFDDPQLFHRTNLVALTWFKRLKAFPAVTIAKVNGFAFGGGFLVTGLCDLAVASETALIGLSEINFGIFPAGGATWAATHNLARKQALYHILTGDAMTGKDAERHGLVNRAVPADQLDAATDELVGKIVKKNPITLQLAKQVYEGTTRLDLPAAIDYDQAKLWELSRLSGNEWINVALRQFEKRSYQPGLSTYDRGEKDAVR, from the coding sequence ATGATCACGCTGGAAACCGTGAACGTCGAGATCGACGGCCCCAGGGCCACCATTTACCTGAACCGCCCGGACAAGAAGAACGCCATGAACCCCCAGATGCACGGGGACGTGAACCGGGCGCTGGACGCCATCGAGGAAGCGGGCACCGTCAAAGCCGTCGTCGTCACCGGCAACGGCGACAGCTTCAGCTCGGGAATGGACCTGGAGGAGTGCTTCCTGCGGCCGTTCGACGACCCGCAGCTGTTCCACCGCACCAACCTGGTCGCGCTGACCTGGTTCAAGCGCCTCAAGGCCTTCCCGGCGGTGACCATCGCCAAGGTCAACGGCTTCGCCTTCGGCGGCGGGTTCCTGGTGACCGGCCTGTGCGACCTCGCGGTGGCCTCGGAGACCGCGCTGATCGGCCTGTCCGAGATCAACTTCGGGATCTTCCCGGCGGGCGGCGCGACCTGGGCCGCCACCCACAACCTGGCCCGCAAGCAGGCCCTGTACCACATCCTCACCGGCGACGCGATGACCGGCAAGGACGCCGAGCGGCACGGGCTGGTCAACCGCGCGGTGCCCGCCGACCAGCTCGACGCGGCCACCGACGAGCTGGTCGGCAAGATCGTCAAGAAGAACCCGATCACGCTCCAGCTCGCCAAGCAGGTCTACGAGGGCACCACGCGGCTCGACCTGCCCGCCGCCATCGACTACGACCAGGCCAAGCTGTGGGAGCTGTCCCGGCTGAGCGGCAACGAGTGGATCAACGTCGCGCTGCGCCAGTTCGAGAAGCGCAGCTACCAGCCGGGCCTGAGCACCTACGACCGCGGCGAGAAGGACGCGGTCCGATGA
- a CDS encoding CRTAC1 family protein: MSSTARWLRGQLPGALALVLVAASFTAARSPEVSAQERRDLASRFGFAPASIALPGGFTQRSIRPVNQRYAHISAWISSVGSAVALNDLDGDGLSNDLCYVDVRTDQVVVSPAPVAGEAARYEPFALSTGSLPVDDVMAPMGCVPGDFNEDGRIDLLVYLWGRTPVLHLARADATALAQDAYEPVELVPGNGSTTYDGPRWNSNSATVADFDGDGHDDVYIGNYFPDGPVLDPAQSTGVEMNASMSNALNGGEDHVLRWTGGSAGDRPTASFELAEGVVPDEASRGWALASGSNDLDGDLLPELYLAHDFGPDRLLHNESTPGAIRFRIAEGSRGPLEPKSKNVGQDSFKGMGVDFGDLNGDGVYDMYVSNITTSFGIEESHFAFLSTTGDRSEVARELGAGRAVWEDESAPLHVAWSGWGWDVKLADFDNSGGLEIAQATGFVKGQVNRWPQLQELATANDALLANPLWWPVVGPGDDVGGHQRFAFFARTGDEGFFSDLSHELGLDVPVPTRGIATGDVDGDGRLDMAVSRQWEDPVFYRNTSQRAGNFLGLRLTHEGQRPESGFPGAGSPVIGAQVEVTTASGRVLVNRVDGGSGHSGKRGHEVHFGLGEDDGAVRARISWRDRTGQAHEQELSLEPGWHDVRLGERAEEGE; the protein is encoded by the coding sequence GTGTCCTCCACAGCCCGATGGCTGCGCGGGCAACTGCCCGGCGCGCTGGCGCTGGTGCTCGTCGCGGCCTCGTTCACCGCGGCCCGGTCTCCGGAGGTGTCCGCGCAGGAGCGGCGGGACCTCGCCTCCCGCTTCGGGTTCGCCCCGGCCTCGATCGCCCTGCCCGGCGGGTTCACCCAGCGCTCGATCCGCCCGGTGAACCAGCGCTACGCGCACATCAGCGCGTGGATCTCCTCGGTCGGCTCGGCGGTGGCGCTGAACGACCTGGACGGCGACGGGCTGTCCAACGACCTGTGCTACGTGGACGTGCGCACCGACCAGGTCGTCGTCTCCCCCGCCCCCGTGGCGGGCGAGGCGGCCCGCTACGAGCCGTTCGCCCTGTCCACGGGGTCGCTGCCGGTCGACGACGTGATGGCGCCGATGGGCTGCGTGCCCGGCGACTTCAACGAGGACGGCCGGATCGACCTTCTGGTGTACCTGTGGGGCCGCACGCCGGTCCTGCACCTGGCCAGGGCGGACGCCACCGCGCTGGCGCAGGACGCGTACGAGCCGGTGGAACTGGTGCCCGGCAACGGCTCCACCACCTACGACGGCCCGCGCTGGAACTCGAACTCGGCGACGGTCGCGGACTTCGACGGCGACGGCCACGACGACGTCTACATCGGCAACTACTTCCCCGACGGACCGGTGCTCGACCCGGCGCAGAGCACGGGCGTTGAGATGAACGCCTCCATGTCCAACGCCCTCAACGGCGGCGAGGACCACGTGCTGCGCTGGACCGGCGGCAGCGCGGGCGACCGGCCGACCGCGAGCTTCGAGCTCGCCGAGGGCGTGGTCCCGGACGAGGCCTCGCGCGGCTGGGCGCTGGCGTCCGGCTCCAACGACCTGGACGGCGACCTGCTGCCCGAGCTGTACCTGGCGCACGACTTCGGCCCGGACCGCCTGCTGCACAACGAGTCCACGCCGGGCGCGATCCGGTTCCGGATCGCCGAGGGCTCGCGCGGGCCGCTGGAGCCGAAGTCCAAGAACGTCGGCCAGGACTCGTTCAAGGGCATGGGCGTGGACTTCGGCGACCTCAACGGCGACGGCGTGTACGACATGTACGTCAGCAACATCACCACCTCGTTCGGCATCGAGGAGTCGCACTTCGCGTTCCTGAGCACCACCGGCGACCGGTCGGAGGTGGCCCGCGAGCTGGGCGCGGGGCGGGCGGTGTGGGAGGACGAGAGCGCGCCGCTGCACGTGGCCTGGTCCGGCTGGGGCTGGGACGTCAAGCTCGCGGACTTCGACAACAGCGGCGGCCTGGAGATCGCGCAGGCCACCGGGTTCGTGAAGGGCCAGGTGAACCGCTGGCCGCAGCTGCAGGAGCTGGCGACCGCGAACGACGCGCTGCTGGCGAACCCGCTGTGGTGGCCGGTGGTCGGTCCCGGTGACGACGTCGGCGGGCACCAGCGGTTCGCGTTCTTCGCCCGCACCGGCGACGAGGGGTTCTTCAGCGACCTGTCGCACGAGCTGGGCCTGGACGTGCCGGTGCCCACGCGGGGCATCGCGACCGGGGACGTGGACGGGGACGGCAGGCTCGACATGGCGGTGTCCCGGCAGTGGGAGGACCCGGTGTTCTACCGGAACACCTCGCAGCGGGCGGGGAACTTCCTGGGGCTGCGGCTGACCCACGAGGGGCAGCGGCCGGAAAGCGGTTTCCCCGGCGCGGGCTCACCGGTGATCGGCGCGCAGGTGGAGGTGACGACCGCGTCGGGCCGGGTGCTGGTGAACCGGGTGGACGGCGGCAGCGGGCACTCCGGCAAGCGCGGGCACGAGGTCCACTTCGGACTGGGCGAGGACGACGGGGCGGTGCGCGCGCGGATCTCCTGGCGCGACCGGACCGGGCAGGCGCACGAGCAGGAGCTGTCGCTGGAGCCGGGCTGGCACGACGTGCGGCTGGGCGAGCGGGCCGAGGAGGGCGAGTGA